The DNA region GAAGATGAAATAGAAACCCTCACCTTTGAGATAGCCCGGCTTGAAACCATAGAGCCGGATCAGAAAGAGGCGGTCCTCATAGAGTTCCAGGAACTCATGATGGCCAATGAGTTCATCACCACAGGGGGTATCGACTATGCCCGGGAACTTCTGGAAAAATCCCTGGGAAGCCAGAAAGCCATTGATATTATCAACCGCCTCACTTCCAGTCTCCAGGTACGGCCCTTTGACTTTATACGACGCACTGATCCTGCGCACCTCTTAAACTTTATCCAGCAGGAACACCCCCAGACCATCGCACTTATTCTGGCATACCTGGAGCCCCAAAAGGCGTCACTGATCTTGCAAAACCTCCCCCATGAGGTACAGAGCGATGTGGCTAAGCGTATCGCCACCATGGACCGGACCAGCCCTGAGGTGCTCCGGGAAGTGGAACGAGTTCTGGAGAAAAAACTCTCCACCCTGTCCAGCGAAGACTACACCGCCGCAGGTGGTGTGGAAAGCATCGTAGAAATACTGAACATGGTTGACCGTTCATCAGAGAAGCAGATCATAGAAGCCCTGGAAGACGAGGACCCGGAACTGGCTGAAGAGATCAAGAAACGGATGTTCGTGTTCGAAGACATTGTCATGCTGGACGACCGGGCCATACAGCGGGTTATGCGGGAAGTGGATTCCCAGGAACTTTCCAAGGCCCTCAAATCGGTGGATACGGAAGTGCAGGATAAGATATTCCGGAACATGTCAAAACGCGCCGCTCAGATGCTGAAGGAAGATATGGAATTTATGGGCCCTGTACGGCTTAAGGACGTTGAGGAAGCCCAGCAGAAGATCGTATCCATAATCAGGCACCTGGAAGAGACCGGGGACATTGTGGTTGCCCGGGCCGGTGAGGATGAGTTAGTCGTATGATTACTAAAGCTGTTTTCAGGCCAGGGGAACTGGTCATGGTGGATCAAAAAGTTTTTCTGGAGCCCCCCCAGGCTTATGCGGAGCTGCCCTCCTTTTCGAGCCCCGCCCTGGAGCCCCTGGATGAACTTGAAGAGATGCCGGAATTTCTCGGCCCCACTGCAGACGATCTCAGGCGGGAAGCGGAACTGTTCAAAAGTAATTGGGACGCAGAACGGGAAGCCATGATCGCCGAAGCTAAGGACAAGGCGGAAGCCATTGTCGCCGACGCCCAGGCCAATGCCGGCGAAGAGACCCTCCGGGCCGCCGAGGAAGCCCAGGAACTAAAAACCCGGGCGGAAGCGGAGGCGGAGACCCTCCTGGCTGAGGCAAAACAAAAGGCGGAAGAGCTTGAAAACTCCGCCCAAACCACCTTTGAGAAGGATCGCAAAGAGGCAGTCGATGCGGGAACCAAGGAAGGTCGGGAAGCAGGATACGCCGAAGGAAAAGCCGAAGCGGATCGCCTGATTGAGCGGGTCCAAACCGTGCTGGAACGGGCCCAGGGCCGGCGGGAAGAAATCCTGGAAGAGACGGAACAGCAGATCATCGATCTGGTGCTCATTTTGACCCGGAAGGTTATCAAGATCCTTTCGGAGACCCAAAAGGATGTGGTCAAAGCCAATGTAAGCGAAGCCCTGAGTAAAGTTAAGGGCCGGGGAGATATTATTATCCGGGTGAACATGACGGATGTAAAACTCACCACCGAACACATCAACAGTTTTATTACGAAGATGGAAGGTGTCAAGGGCATACAGGTGGCGGAGGATTCCACGGTTGGTCCCGGGGGCTGCATCATAGAAACCGATTTTGGGGAAATTGACGCCCGGATCAGCAGCCAGCTTTCTGAGCTTGAATCGAAAATACTGAATATGACCCCCATAAAGACGAAACCAAAGTCCCCTGCGGGGCCCTCGGTCTCCGGAGGACAGACCTCCGGCAGGGGGCTTGGCGCCCTCAGCGAGCAAGCTGAAACAGCGGACAGCGAAGCGGCTGAATAGGGGAGTGTATGGAAACCTTATTAGACAAGTATATTGAAACTGCGGAAGAAGTTGAAACCATAAAATACGTGGGCCATGTGATAAAGGTCCAGGGTATACTCATAGAAAGTCTCGGCCCTTCCGCCGTGATAGGAGAAGTGTGCCGCATAGAAGTACCCCGGGGTAAAGGGGTCATCCAGGCAGAAGTGGTGGGCCTCTCCAATGGCATAGTGCAGCTCATGGCCTACGAGGATATTGAAGGCATTGAGATAGGCAATAGGGTAGTGGCCTCAGGCGCTGCATTAGGGGTTGCAGTTTCCAACAAACTATTGGGCAGGGTCCTGGACGCCATGGGCCGCCCCAGTGATGGGAAGGGCGAGATAGATTCCCCCCTGCAGTATCCTGCCATCGCCAGCCCCCCGCCCCCCCTGAGCCGCAGACGTATTAAAGAGCGTATTGCAACCGGGGTGCGGGCCATAGACGGCATGTTAGCCGCAGGCCGTGGGCAGCGTCTGGGGATCTTCGCCGGTTCCGGGGTGGGGAAGTCCACCCTCCTGGGCATGATAGCCCGGAACACCAATGCTGATGTTAATGTTGTTGCCCTCATCGGAGAGCGGGGCCGGGAAGTCAACGATTTTATTGAAAATGATCTGGGCCCCGAAGGCCTGGCCCGGAGCGTAATTATTGTAACCCCTTCTAATTCCCCCCCCCTGGCCCGGCTTCGGGGCGCCTACACTGCCACTGCGGTGGCAGAATACTTCCGCGACCAGGGCCTGGACGTGATGCTCCTCTTTGACTCGGTCACCCGTTTCGCCCGGGCCCAGCGCGAAATAGGCCTGGCAATCGGGGAACCCCCGGCCACCCGGGGCTATACCCCCAGCATGTTTGACTCCATGCCCAAGCTCCTGGAACGCAGCGGCACTTCCGACCGGGGATCCATCACCGGCTTCTACACCATCCTGGTTGACGGGGACGACATGGACGAGCCTGTGGCGGACACAGTCCGGGGTATCCTGGACGGCCACATCATCCTTTCACGGGACCTGGCTCAGCGTTACCATTACCCCGCCATCGACGTGCTCACCAGCATATCCCGGCTGGCCCCCGCCGTATCCGGCCCGGTGACCAACAAAGCTGTGGGCTACATACGCCGGCTCATGGCGGACTATGCGGCGGCTGAGGACCTTATCAACGTGGGAGCCTACCGCACAGGCTCCAATCCAGCTATTGATCAGGCCATCGCCAAGCGGGAGGCCATTGAGAATTTCCTCGTCCAGAATGTGGATGAAAAATCCACCATGAGCGAAACCCTAAAGACCCTGGCCGCCATAGCGGACATGCAGATCCCCGATGAAGAGCTGTCCCGGTACCGCGCATGAGGCGTTTCAGATTTGCCCTGCAAAAAGTTCTTGAACTGAGAGAACATGTTGAAGCTGAAGCAAAAATAGAACTGGGCCGGGCCATGGGCGCCCTCAACCTCATAGAACAGCGCATAAAAACTGTGGCAGAGCAGCGCAATAATGCTGTGGCGGAACGCTTCGCCCCGGGCAGGGATTTTTCGGAAATGCAGAACTACGAACGGTACATAGTCAGGCTCGACCAGACTAAGGAAAAGCTCCTCAAGGACGCCTCCCTGGCGGAACTGGATGTGGCGGAAAAGCGGGACATCTACCTGGAAGCCGCCAGGGACCGCAAGGTCCTGGACAAGGTCAAGGAACGCCGCACCGGGGAGTACCGCAAGGAAGCCCTGGCTGAGGAGAACAAGGAACTGGATGAAGTGGCAGGGCGCCTCTTGCAACGCAGTTCCCCGCGCATGAGGGACCGGGAAGGGTAAGCTGGCCCGGCATCCTGTTAAATAGTAAAAGGATGCCCATAAATTCTACAAATATACGCCTTTTCATCCCCCTTTTGTTCTGCTATAATTCAAATATGAAAAATTATATGCTAAGACTAACATTATTTACGGCCCTCTTTGCGGGTCTCTGTGGAGCTTTGGCGGCCCAAACGCCGCTGACTATTTATGCTATCAAGGGGCCCTCAGGGGTCGGCATGATCCGGCTCTTTGACCGGCCCCCGGCCCTGCCCGGCGGTCCGGCGAAACTGGAAGCCCTAGCCCAGGCGGACCTGATGGCGGCGAAATTCATTTCAGGGGAAGCCAAAATCGGCATACTCCCCGCCAATGTGGCGGCCAAAATCGCTTCTACCGGCAAGCCCATCCAGATTGCGGCGGTGACCGGTACGGGTATGCTGAGCCTTTTGACCAGTGACAGCGCTGTCCGCAGTATTGCGGACCTTAAGGGAAAGTCTGTGGAGGTGGCAGGGCAGGGCGCCACCCCAGATTATGTTTTCAGGCGCATACTCCTTTCCAAGGGGATCAACCCTGACAAGGATATCCAGCTGGGCTATGCCCTGGCCTATCCTGAAATAGCCCAGTCCCTTATCGCCGGCCGGGTTTCTACGGCCCTGCTTCCTGAACCTTTTGCCACCATGGCCCGTACCGGTAAGCCGGAACTCAGGGTGGTGGGGGATATCCAGGCTGAGTGGGTAAGCGCCGGGGGCAGGGGCAATTACCCCATGACAGTCCTTGTGGTGGACGCCGACTATGCTAAGGCCCAGCCCGCTGTTATCAGGACTGTGCTGAGCGCCCTCAAGGATTCTATCGAATGGGTAGTTGCCCATCCCGCCGAGGCTGGGGCGCTTGTGGAAAAGTACGACTTGGGACTCCGGGCGCCGGTGGTAACTGCGGCTATTCCCCGGAGCAATTATATTTTTATCCCCGTAAAAGAGGCCCGGCCTTCCCTGGAAGCGCTTTATAGAACTTTCTTGGAATTTTCTCCTGTCTCAATCGGGGGCGCCCTTCCGGCGAACAGCTTCTACCTTGATCTCTAAGAACTGGTGGTGGAGCCTTGCAGGTATTGTAAGCTTCATCGCCTTATGGGAAATCGGAGCTTTGGCGGCTGGGAGTGATCTTATCTTTCCCGGCCCTCTGCCGGCGGCTCGGCGCTTTGTTGAACTGCTGCAAAGCCCCCGTTTCCTCCGCGCCCTGGGGGGAAGCTTCCTCCGGGTGCTTTTGGGGATACTCCTCTCTGCGCCCCTGGGTATGGTCCTGGGTATAGCTGCCGGGCTGGACAAGCGGTTCAGCGCCTTTTTGTCGCCCTTCTTTTCAGTTATCGCTGCCACCCCGGTGATGGCGGTGATCCTCATCGCCTTTCTGGTATTCGGCTCCGAGCGCACCCCGGTCTTTACCGCCTTCCTCATGGTCTTCCCGGTGATGGCTGCCAATGCCATGGCCGGGGTTCGGGCGGTGGATCCCAAGCTCAGGGAACTTTTTGCCCTTTACGGCTTGTCCCGCAGCGAAACAGTGCGGCGCCTCTACATTCCGGCGATCAAACCCTTCATCCTGGGGGGGATGCGGAGTTCCCTTTCCCTTTGCTGGAAGGTGGTGGTGGCTTCGGAGGTGCTGGTCCAGCCTTTGCTGGCCCTGGGTACCGGTATGCAGCGGGCTAAGGCCCAGTTTGAAACCCCGGAACTCTTCGCCTGGACCGCAGCCACGGTGATCGCCGCCGCCCTTTCCGAGGCCCTCTTTACCCTTGCCGCAACTGGGTCAGGCAAAAGGCGTTTAGCAGCGTGAGTATTTCTGTTGAAAACATTTCTTTCAGTTATGGTGAAAAATCTGTTTTCAAAGACCTTTCCATGGAAATAGGGGAGGGTGAAAGCCCGGTAGTAATACTCGGCGCCTCAGGCTGCGGCAAGACCACCCTTTTGCGGCTCATGGCGGGTCTCCTTAAACCAAGCTCCGGCGCGGTGGAATCCAGCGACAGGGCTTCCTTTGTGTTCCAGGAAAACCGGCTCCTCCCCTGGTACACGGTGCTGGAAAATGTCAGCCTCCCCATAGAGACACTATTAGGTAAGCCTGAAGCCCGTGAAAAGGCCCGGCAGTTTCTGGAACTGGTTTCCCTGGGGGATAAGGCCAACGCTTTTCCCACCGAACTTTCCGGGGGCCAGGCCCAACGAGCCGCTATTGCCCGGGCTTTTGCCTACCCGTCACCATTACTGTTTATGGATGAACCCTTTCAGTCCCTGGACATACCCCTGCGGCTCCAGCTTATGGACACGGTACTTGCCCTGCTGGAAAAAGAAAAACGTCTCACCCTTTTGGTAACCCACGATCCCCGGGAGGGAATCTACCTAGGCCGGCGCATCCTGGTCCTGGGCGCCGCTCCCGCCGGGATCATCCTTGATGAAGGGGTGGATTTTTCCCGGGAAGACCGCGCCTACGGGGCCGCCGCCCACAGCGGGCTTGAGAAAAGGCTCATGGATGCCCTGAGGCAGGGCCCTATAGGCTGAGTTCTTTTCTGTAGGCGACGACATAGGGCGCCAGGCGTTCCCGTTTTTCTCCGGGGAAACGAATCCAGTTGTTTCGACATGCCGGCGAAAGTATCTATATGTTATACTAAACTAACATCATAGGCAAAAAAAACCCTTTTTCGCTAAAGTCCAAACACGCTTCTTCCGGTGAGGGAAACCAACAGAACAATACTGAAGGGGCGATTATTTTTGTCAGCGTTGTAGCTATAATAGGTCCCGTCCTCGCTGCCTAAGGCCATGGGAACGGCTAAGGATACCGCCATATGGGGTAGTGGATTTATTCTGATCCCCGGCACGAGCTGTGCGGTATTTTCTTTAGGGGCATACAGAAACTGAAGGACAAAGCGGAGGTCCTTGAACCAGTCGGGTCTAAAACGCAGGTTAAGGGCGGTATTCAAGCCGCCAATAAAAGGAGATACCTCCTCTTCCCGTAAATCAGTTTTTGGGCGGAATAAACCAGAGCCTGCTTCGCCATTATAAAATACTTCGGCATTGACCGTCAGTTTGTCCGTAAAGAAATCCTGTAAAACCCCAAGGTTGGCGGAAAAGTTCCAATTATCCCAGGTATCATGATCGTCAGTAAAGGGATGCTGAACTGAGGTCATCCCTTCAGTATAGAGTTCAGTTTCCTTAATCGTTTTCTTAACGGAGATAAAAGCTCTCAGGGGCATGGCTGCAAGGAAAAAGGCTCCCACATCAATATCCGCCCAGGGAAAGGCTAGATTGTATTTAGCGCCGTATCCAATCTCGCGTAAACCAGGATTAATACTGTTATCTTCTATAAAACCACGACGGTGCAGGGCAAGGACTTGCAGACCCCCAATGCCGATAGGGATATCGGCCCTGGCCACGATTGCACTCTGGCTGGAGTTCAATGCGACTTTCCACCAGGGCCCGTTGGGCACCCTGGCTAACAGGTTGGTAAACGGAAAATTAGAAGAAATCCCCCAGGTAGGTTCGTACTTTCCTGCCCGGATAAAAACAGCATTTTTAATCGTATAATCAAAGAAAAATTGGTCGACGTACAAGGAAAAATTGGGGTAGTAAAAGCCAAAGCTGTTTTTTACCCGAAACACATCGGAGATCTGGACATCAAGCCCCATACCACCGGCCATTCCCAGACCTACAATATGTGTGTACTCATTTTCCTTGCTCGACGAATCCCAGTGCCAAGGAGCCTGGTTCCAACCGGGAGCAATACCGGCATTGAAATAATAGGAAGCGTCCAGGGAGGCCCCTGTTTTTCGCAACAGAAAGGCCGGCACATTCTTTGCAGGAACGCTTTCTTCCTTGACATCACCCTTCTCTCCGGGGGACACTTCTTCCGTATCCACCGGCTCGTTAAACAGGGTGTCCATATCCCAATCAGAAAAATCTGTGTCATCCGCCCATACTACAAAGAATAATGAATGAAACAGCAATAGTAACAAAAAAGCACGCCGCATTATCGGTTCACCGACTCCAGAAACGTTTTTGAATAGACTGAGTCGGCAATCTTTTCAAAAGAAGGTTTATTAATTGTAATCAAAGTCCGCTCTTTTACCAATTTTCCGTTAATCACGGCCCCCCGCAGGGCTTCTTCAAACAGAATCTGGGTAGGAACAAACCGCTTCCCTGTCCTCTGATAATCGAGGATAGCCGAGGTCCGCATCAACTGGCCGGAAAGGCTGTAATCTTCGGTTTTCCGTACCAGGCCGTCCTCACTGATCCATAGCTTCATCCGGGGATAGGTAAGCCCGGCGCTTACCTCTTCCAGGGTAAGGAGACGGCATTTGAACCGTCCCAGAACGGTATCTTCCCCGTTTACAACCCGGTAATCATCCGCCAGAGTGGAGCGGGTAAAATCGGAATTTCGGGCGTTAGTATTTTGGAACCGTTCACTGCTGCTTGTGGTGTTAAAACGACGGCTATCGGGATCGTAGAACCATAGGGTGTCATCCTGTTTCAGATATCCCTGTCCCCGGCTAATTTGGGGCTGCATAATAATTATCACATATATTGCCCGGGAATCCCGACGAAATACCCCTGCCACAGTGGTGGACCGGTCCTGTCCGGGTTTATCCTGAACAATAGTATATTCCGCAGAAAAATCCGTATCATAATAACTGGCAAGGCCATCCGCATTGCGTAGCAGTTCTAAATCGGTAATTGCCCAAAGGAAATGTGCGGAGAATACCAGCAGAGAAACCAAAAGTGTATGACAGAAACGTGTATTCATCAATCATTTCCTCCGGATAACATCCCTGGCAATGGATTCCGTGATGAGCGGAATGCCGGAAGCCAAATTGCCGCCATCAGGATAGAAAAAAACACGGCAAGATTGATAAGCATCGTATTGGAAAGATAGAGAGGTGTTAAGCGTCCATTCTTCATGAAGATTTCAAAACTGGGAAACCAGGAAAGGGGAATAAACTGTACCGCCCGGGACAAAATAAATGCGAAGATAAAGCCCGCGATCAGGGAAAGCAGCCCTAACCCAAGGGTCTCCAGTATCAAAATGTGCCGTACATCAGCTTCATGAAAGCCAATGGCCCGCATGGTCCCCATTTCCCGGGATCGTTCGTGGAGAATGAGATTGTAGGTTACCATGGCGCTTACCAAAATAATCACCATCATCATCAAATACAAAAAATAGGTAATGATGTTTATGGCGCCCAAGAGATCCGCAACTTCTGAAAGATATACCGGAATAGTAAGGACAAATATTTTTACTCCATTCCATGGTTGATCTCTCTCCCGTATCAGTTCATCCCGATCCTGCACCAGCGGAGCGGTCGGAATATTTTTCTCTAATTCCTTCTGTAAAATATTTTTTTTTACATTTGTTTCCCGTCGATCATTGAAGAACAACCCGATACTAGAACATTCATCTGCTCTGAATAAAAAGAGTCTGTTAAGGGTGGGACGGGAAACATAGGCCTTATAATAACCAAAAAGTGTTGAATCCTCCACAATACCTCTAACCACAAATACACCGGTATTACTTTGACCAAATCGGGTTTTTACCCCCAGGACAAGACTATCCCCAAGGCGAACCCCCAGCTCTTTGGCTACGGGAACGGAGAGCAGGATGGTATCTTTATCCTCTGAAAAACTTTGACGTTCCTGGTAAACAAGGCTATCAAAATAGTTTTTTTCGGTATTCCAATCCACTCCAATGGTATACTTAAGGGATAGCGCTGATCCATTAAAATAGAGAATCCCGTCGCTGGACAATGTCCGCATGACGGCACGCGCCGGATTAATTTTTGTATTTTTAATTACCCAGCCGATTTTAATCATATCAAGTATTTTTATATGGTCTGTCTCTATCTGTCCTTTGTCATAACCATTAATAATAATATCACCGGCATAATGAGACTGGGCTGAATTATAGATATTTTCGTACATCCCGTCTTTAATAGAAGTAATAAAGGTAACAATACCAAAGCTAAAGGTCAATGCCAGAAAGAGAAAGAGATACCGGCGGCGGTAACGAAAGAGATATTTCATGGCCAAGTGCGGTACCAGTAAAAATTTCATGTTTATCCCTGCCGCACCGCAACAATAGGATTCACACGAACCGCCATTTCCACCGGATAGAGGGATGCGGCAATGCCAAGAAACAGTGAAACACCAAAGGATGCCAATGCCGCGGAGGGTAAAAAAGAAATCTGTACCATTTGATCATCCAAGAGAGAGGCAATAAGCGTATTGGAAATGATAATATCAAAGCCGTTGATGATGCGGAGAAAACAATAGCCCCCCAGAATACCAAGGATGCCAGCAATACAAGCGAGAATGAGGTTTTCACCCAGGATAAGGGTGCGGATATATCCATCATAGGCGCCCATAGCCCTCAGGGCGCCTATTTCCTTTGTTCGCCTGAATACTGAAATTAAAAGAATATTTACTGCGGCGATGATACCGGCCACACTCACCAGAAACATTCCGATGTTAAATAAGTTTTTTATAAGCAGCATAAGAATAGCGGAACTACCCGCTGCTATACGCCAGCCCACCGCGGTAACTTCAAAGGGGGCAAGTTTTTTGTTGAGCGATGCAATTACGGCCCCAGGATTCACTCCCTTCTTAAGGCGGAGGATAATGAAATTCCAATCGCCTCCTACCGGTATATTTTGCTGATCCGCTTCTTCTTTTGAATTTTGCAAAACATTTTTAAGGAAATCCACAGAAAAACTTTCTTCTTCGTCGCCTTCTCTCCCAAAATCACCGCTAAAAAAATCATCCAAATCTATCCCAAACAAAAGGGAGTCTTTCTGGTCAAGCTCTATATCTGAAGCAGCAACCTGTATTGACTCAAGCACCCGAACCGTCTGAGGATCGGCGATGACTATTTTGTTCATAAAAGTGCCGGGATTCCGGTAGCGATAGATCCCCACCAGGGGAACATCTCTGATCTTGAACCCTGTAGTCCCTCCTGCGGTAAGCAACAGAGAATCACCAATAGCCGGACGCTGTCCGGTTTGTTTTTCAATACGCTCTGCTCTATCGGCGCTTATCATGACGCCGTATTCGTTTGCTTCCAGAAAGCGCCCTTCCTCAAGGAGGATTCCCGGAAAGGCAGTGAAATAGGTTGACGCATCTATCCCGCAGAGCAGAACCCCCTCCCGGACCCCCAGGGCATCCAAAAATGCACGACTTGATACCTGACTGGTAACAACACTAATGCCCGGTTCTTCAAGGATAAGTTCCCGTACCATATCATACGCGGGAAAAGAAGGGATATTGAAATATTCATCAATTACGGGTGTATTGGCGCCAAAGAGATTCATGGTTACATCGGATGTTTTCTGGATAACCACATCCCCGGTAAGGCTTTCCACAAAAGCGTTCCGCAAGCCCTGATCGGACTTCCCGAGTATGCTGTTCCCGATAAAAAGAATAAAAGTAATAACCCCGATAAGCAGGATTATTACCAAACTATTTTTTTTATTCCGGGTTATATTTTTAAGCATAAGCTGCCAATTCATCGTCGCTTCTCCGATTCTATACGACCATCCTTTAAAAAAACAATGTGATTAGCCATTTCCCAAATATCCGGATCATGGGTTGAAAAAATAAAAGTCGTCCCCTCTTCCTGATTTATTTTTTTCATAAGTTCCAATACCCGCTCCCCATTGGCGGAATCCAGGTTTGCCGTGGGTTCATCGGCAATAACTATTTTTGGTCTGGTTACCAACGCCCGGGCGATAGCCACACGTTGCTGTTGTCCGCCGGAGAGCTCTGAAGGCTTATGGGTTTTCCTATCCCCTAACCCGACTTCCTCCAAAAGGTATTCAACCCGTTCCCGTCGTTCAGCACGGGCAGTCTTTTTTTGTGCGATTGTTAGGGGAAGTTCTACATTCTCAAAAACCGTTAAAACCGGCAGCAGATTAAAAGATTGGAATACAAACCCAATGCTTTCCTGCCGTATGCGGGTCAGTTCCTTACGGCGGAGGTTCCCGGTCTCTTTACCGTCGATAAGTACCCTGCCGCTGCTTGGGGTATCAATGAGGCCGATAATGTTCATTAGGGTAGTTTTTCCTGAACCCGAAGGACCGGCTACGGAAACAAAATCACCCTTGGATAGTTCCAGAGAAATCCCGTTCAAGGCATCTACGCCGAGTTTTCCCATGGGGTAGCTTTTCCAAATGTCCCTTAGCGTAATCATCTTACCGGCACCTCATCGTCCTTCCTGCTTAAGCACGGTTACCACGGTCTTAAACAATATAGAAATATCCAGTAAAAGGGACATA from Treponema primitia ZAS-2 includes:
- the fliG gene encoding flagellar motor switch protein FliG, whose protein sequence is MAKAAAPGGGAAAGGKKKGVKDFTGRQKAAVFLVSIGSEISAEIFKYLREDEIETLTFEIARLETIEPDQKEAVLIEFQELMMANEFITTGGIDYARELLEKSLGSQKAIDIINRLTSSLQVRPFDFIRRTDPAHLLNFIQQEHPQTIALILAYLEPQKASLILQNLPHEVQSDVAKRIATMDRTSPEVLREVERVLEKKLSTLSSEDYTAAGGVESIVEILNMVDRSSEKQIIEALEDEDPELAEEIKKRMFVFEDIVMLDDRAIQRVMREVDSQELSKALKSVDTEVQDKIFRNMSKRAAQMLKEDMEFMGPVRLKDVEEAQQKIVSIIRHLEETGDIVVARAGEDELVV
- the fliH gene encoding flagellar assembly protein FliH; protein product: MITKAVFRPGELVMVDQKVFLEPPQAYAELPSFSSPALEPLDELEEMPEFLGPTADDLRREAELFKSNWDAEREAMIAEAKDKAEAIVADAQANAGEETLRAAEEAQELKTRAEAEAETLLAEAKQKAEELENSAQTTFEKDRKEAVDAGTKEGREAGYAEGKAEADRLIERVQTVLERAQGRREEILEETEQQIIDLVLILTRKVIKILSETQKDVVKANVSEALSKVKGRGDIIIRVNMTDVKLTTEHINSFITKMEGVKGIQVAEDSTVGPGGCIIETDFGEIDARISSQLSELESKILNMTPIKTKPKSPAGPSVSGGQTSGRGLGALSEQAETADSEAAE
- a CDS encoding FliI/YscN family ATPase, which produces METLLDKYIETAEEVETIKYVGHVIKVQGILIESLGPSAVIGEVCRIEVPRGKGVIQAEVVGLSNGIVQLMAYEDIEGIEIGNRVVASGAALGVAVSNKLLGRVLDAMGRPSDGKGEIDSPLQYPAIASPPPPLSRRRIKERIATGVRAIDGMLAAGRGQRLGIFAGSGVGKSTLLGMIARNTNADVNVVALIGERGREVNDFIENDLGPEGLARSVIIVTPSNSPPLARLRGAYTATAVAEYFRDQGLDVMLLFDSVTRFARAQREIGLAIGEPPATRGYTPSMFDSMPKLLERSGTSDRGSITGFYTILVDGDDMDEPVADTVRGILDGHIILSRDLAQRYHYPAIDVLTSISRLAPAVSGPVTNKAVGYIRRLMADYAAAEDLINVGAYRTGSNPAIDQAIAKREAIENFLVQNVDEKSTMSETLKTLAAIADMQIPDEELSRYRA
- the fliJ gene encoding flagellar export protein FliJ, with product MRRFRFALQKVLELREHVEAEAKIELGRAMGALNLIEQRIKTVAEQRNNAVAERFAPGRDFSEMQNYERYIVRLDQTKEKLLKDASLAELDVAEKRDIYLEAARDRKVLDKVKERRTGEYRKEALAEENKELDEVAGRLLQRSSPRMRDREG
- a CDS encoding ABC transporter substrate-binding protein → MLRLTLFTALFAGLCGALAAQTPLTIYAIKGPSGVGMIRLFDRPPALPGGPAKLEALAQADLMAAKFISGEAKIGILPANVAAKIASTGKPIQIAAVTGTGMLSLLTSDSAVRSIADLKGKSVEVAGQGATPDYVFRRILLSKGINPDKDIQLGYALAYPEIAQSLIAGRVSTALLPEPFATMARTGKPELRVVGDIQAEWVSAGGRGNYPMTVLVVDADYAKAQPAVIRTVLSALKDSIEWVVAHPAEAGALVEKYDLGLRAPVVTAAIPRSNYIFIPVKEARPSLEALYRTFLEFSPVSIGGALPANSFYLDL
- a CDS encoding ABC transporter permease, whose product is MISKNWWWSLAGIVSFIALWEIGALAAGSDLIFPGPLPAARRFVELLQSPRFLRALGGSFLRVLLGILLSAPLGMVLGIAAGLDKRFSAFLSPFFSVIAATPVMAVILIAFLVFGSERTPVFTAFLMVFPVMAANAMAGVRAVDPKLRELFALYGLSRSETVRRLYIPAIKPFILGGMRSSLSLCWKVVVASEVLVQPLLALGTGMQRAKAQFETPELFAWTAATVIAAALSEALFTLAATGSGKRRLAA
- a CDS encoding ABC transporter ATP-binding protein yields the protein MSISVENISFSYGEKSVFKDLSMEIGEGESPVVILGASGCGKTTLLRLMAGLLKPSSGAVESSDRASFVFQENRLLPWYTVLENVSLPIETLLGKPEAREKARQFLELVSLGDKANAFPTELSGGQAQRAAIARAFAYPSPLLFMDEPFQSLDIPLRLQLMDTVLALLEKEKRLTLLVTHDPREGIYLGRRILVLGAAPAGIILDEGVDFSREDRAYGAAAHSGLEKRLMDALRQGPIG
- a CDS encoding outer membrane lipoprotein-sorting protein codes for the protein MNTRFCHTLLVSLLVFSAHFLWAITDLELLRNADGLASYYDTDFSAEYTIVQDKPGQDRSTTVAGVFRRDSRAIYVIIIMQPQISRGQGYLKQDDTLWFYDPDSRRFNTTSSSERFQNTNARNSDFTRSTLADDYRVVNGEDTVLGRFKCRLLTLEEVSAGLTYPRMKLWISEDGLVRKTEDYSLSGQLMRTSAILDYQRTGKRFVPTQILFEEALRGAVINGKLVKERTLITINKPSFEKIADSVYSKTFLESVNR
- a CDS encoding ABC transporter permease: MKFLLVPHLAMKYLFRYRRRYLFLFLALTFSFGIVTFITSIKDGMYENIYNSAQSHYAGDIIINGYDKGQIETDHIKILDMIKIGWVIKNTKINPARAVMRTLSSDGILYFNGSALSLKYTIGVDWNTEKNYFDSLVYQERQSFSEDKDTILLSVPVAKELGVRLGDSLVLGVKTRFGQSNTGVFVVRGIVEDSTLFGYYKAYVSRPTLNRLFLFRADECSSIGLFFNDRRETNVKKNILQKELEKNIPTAPLVQDRDELIRERDQPWNGVKIFVLTIPVYLSEVADLLGAINIITYFLYLMMMVIILVSAMVTYNLILHERSREMGTMRAIGFHEADVRHILILETLGLGLLSLIAGFIFAFILSRAVQFIPLSWFPSFEIFMKNGRLTPLYLSNTMLINLAVFFSILMAAIWLPAFRSSRNPLPGMLSGGND
- a CDS encoding ABC transporter permease encodes the protein MNWQLMLKNITRNKKNSLVIILLIGVITFILFIGNSILGKSDQGLRNAFVESLTGDVVIQKTSDVTMNLFGANTPVIDEYFNIPSFPAYDMVRELILEEPGISVVTSQVSSRAFLDALGVREGVLLCGIDASTYFTAFPGILLEEGRFLEANEYGVMISADRAERIEKQTGQRPAIGDSLLLTAGGTTGFKIRDVPLVGIYRYRNPGTFMNKIVIADPQTVRVLESIQVAASDIELDQKDSLLFGIDLDDFFSGDFGREGDEEESFSVDFLKNVLQNSKEEADQQNIPVGGDWNFIILRLKKGVNPGAVIASLNKKLAPFEVTAVGWRIAAGSSAILMLLIKNLFNIGMFLVSVAGIIAAVNILLISVFRRTKEIGALRAMGAYDGYIRTLILGENLILACIAGILGILGGYCFLRIINGFDIIISNTLIASLLDDQMVQISFLPSAALASFGVSLFLGIAASLYPVEMAVRVNPIVAVRQG